CGACGTTCGGGGAGGATGTCGAGATTTATTCTCAATTGTTCTTCATTAAGGGACATATCGGTGATATTGCGCCTTAATGAAGGCTCGCCAACTTCGACTGGGAGCATAGCCTCAGTGCCATAAGTCAGGTTGAACGGGGTGTCCCCTGTAGAGCCGTGAGGTGTACATCTGTATGCCCATAAAACCTCTGGTAGTTCCTCCACTCATAGACCTTTGGCTTCGCCAAGTCGCTTCTTTAACTCTGTCAGTATGGCTTTGTTCGCGGCCTCTGCTTGGCCGTTAGTTTGAGGATGTTCGACGGAGGATGTGACATGTTGGATGCCTAACTGGCTGAGGAAGTCTTCTAGTTTACGGGCAACGAATTGGCGACCGTTGTCTGTGATGATTTTCTTAGGGAGGCCGAATCGACAGATGAGACGCCAGATGAACTTCTGTACTCGTTGGGCACTGATAACGGATAATGGTTCGGCTTCTATCCATTTGGTGAAGTAGTCGACCGCCACTAGGAGGAACTTGTTTTGCGCCTTGGCGATCGGCAGTGGTCCAACTATGTCGAGACCCCACTGAGCGAACGGCCAGGGAGAGACGATATGGTGTAAATCCTCTGGGGGTGCGCGGATGTCGTGACCATGGGCTTGACAGGAAATACAGTTCTTAACGAATTCTTCACAGTCGTGGTCGAGTGTAGGCCAATAATATCCCGCGCGGAGCACACGAGCCCTCATGGTCCGTTTTCCAGAGTGTAACCCGCATATCCCGGTGTGTAACTCGCGCAGTACGTAGTTTGCCTCTTCCTCTGAAATGCACTTCAACAAAGGAGTGCCATAGCCGCGACGGTATAGGTCGTCACCTATACACACAAAACGTGCTATGCGCTTGGAATCAACCACCGAAATGCTGTCTCCGTTGTCTTGTTTTTCCATAAGATTCTTAATATGCTGGCGCCAATCCGTTGTAGGTGTTGATAGATCGGTGACGAATGCTTCCACCACCGGACTGTCGAGCGTCAGCTTAATGATTGAGGACAGCTGTGCTCGCTCCTTGGAATGAGCCAACTTAGACAAGAGATCTGCTCTTGCGTTTTGTTCTCTGGGTACATGGATGACGTTAACCTCGACGAAATTTCGTAGTAAGGATTGAGCCTTGTGGAAATAACGTAATAgctgattatctttgacttgataGGTTCCGTTTACGTGGCCGACTACCAACTTCGAGTCCATCCGACATTCTAAACGGTCAACCGTGAGCTCCCTGGCTAGGGATAGGCCGGCAATTAAGGCTTCATATTCGGCCTGATTATTGCTAGCTGGGAAATTGAAAGTGATGGCTTGCTCGATAACTAATCCATCTGGTCCTTCCAGAACGATACCGGCTCCTCCCCCCTTTTTGCCGGAAGATCCGTCTACACTGAGTAACCAATTGGTGAACGAGTCATCTGGGGAGGGTAGCGCCTCAGCCGCAAAGTCTGCTAAGTGTTGTCCCTTGACGGACCCTCGCGGCTCGTAGCGGAGTCCGAATTCTGACAGTTACACGGACCAGGAGACCATTCTTCCTGCCAAGTCGGGCTTGCGAAGGATTTTGGATATCGGATGGTCGGTACGGACTACCACTTGATGACTTTGGAAATACGGGCGGAGGCGTCGAGAAGCGGTGAGCAATGCCAGGGCAATTTTCTCAATTCGAGAATAGCGTTCTTCAGCCCCCTGCAGCGTACGACTGACGAAGTATATCAATTTAAGGGAGGGAGCTTCCTGTATCAAGGCAGCACTAACAGCGTGATGGGATGCCGCAATGTACAGCTGCAAGTCAGATCCAGTGTCCGGCCGAGCCATAATCGGCGGACTGGTGAGAATGCGCTTTACAGTGTCGAACGCTGCTTCACAATCATCGTCCCAGTGTCGGGTGGTGCCCTTTTTTAAATTCTTCAGGATGGGTTTGATGTGTTCGGCAAGCTTCGGAATGAATCGGGACAAAGCTGTAAGTCGCCCTACCAGACGTTGCACATCCCTTAAAGTTTGCGGAGCTGTCATGTCGAGTACAGCTCTGCACTTGTCCGGATTTTCTTCAATGCCTCGACGCGTGAGCATGAAGCCTAAGAACTTACCCGCGGGAACGCCGAAAGTGCACTTGGAAGGATTAAGGCGCAGGCTGTACCGTCGAAGTTGCCCAAAAACTTCCTTCAAATCCTGCAGGTGTTGCTCCATAGAATGGCTGCGAACAACCATGTCGTCGACATACACATCCATACATCGTCCTATTTGATGATGGAATATTTTATCCATAAGGCGTTGGTAAGTGGCCCCGGCATTCTTTAATCCAAAGGGCATTACCTCGTAACAGTAATTAGCGCGTTCGGTAATGAAGGCCGTCTTGTTTTGATCTGGTTTGTACATTGGGATCTGGTTGTATCCTGAATAAGCGTCGAGAAAACTCAAGATGACATGACCTGAAGCTCCATCTACCAAACGATCGATGCTAGGCAGGGGATATGAATCTTTGGGACATGCTTTATTGAGATCTGTGAAGTCGACACACATTCGCCACTGGCCATTTGACTTTTTAACCATGACTACGTTTGACAGCCACGTAGTGTAAGTTAGCTCTCTGATAAACTGAGCGTTCATCAGCTTCTCGACCTCCGCTTGAATGGCTTTGCGCTTCTCCTCCCCGAACCGTCGCTTTTTCTGGGCGACAGGCCGTGCCTCCCGGAAGATGGATAATCTGTGGGCCATAATCCCGGGGTGGATTCCCAGCATGTCGGCGGTCGTCCATGCAAACAAATCGGCATGGTTCCGTAGTATACGCTCTAGATCGCGCTCGTCGCTTGGGGTGAGGTCCCCGCCAATGGTAGTAGTTTTAGATGCGTCATCTGTCAAGGAGAGGATTTTGACCTCGCCTTGCGGAAGAAGACGCTCGTCTATATTGGTTCGGGGGTCTAAGTCAACCGCTGCTGCCTCGGCTCCTGTTGTCCTTCTGGTTGGAACGAAAGGGGTTACTTTCAGCCCCGCCACATAACACTGTCGGGCTAATCGTTGATCTGCCCTTACGGTACAAATGTCACCACGATCTGTCGGAAACTTCATGGCGAGGTGAGGAGTGGATACAATTGCCCCGAACGCATTCAGGCAAGGTCGTCCAAGTAGGGCGTTATAAGATGTATTGGCCTCGACCAGCAGGAATCGAATTCGAAGCTCAGGTGCCTCTCGACTTGTTCCGAGCCGGGTTCGCAGGTCTAGGTATCCTCTGGTATCCACTCTCTCTCCTGAGAATCCTACGATTTGTTCGTTAAACGGGGCGATGAGATCCTCAGATAGGTCCATCTTCTGAAAGGTAGACCAGTACAAGATGTTGACCAAACTCCCTTGGTCAACGAGGACCTTGCCGACATCATACCGAGCGATACTAGCTGTGATCACCATAGGGTCATCATGATCAGGGTCGGGTGCATGGAAATCGGCGTTTGTGAAGGTGATGTCAGGAATCGATCTGCATTTGCGTTCGACCATGTGAACCGACGTCAATTGTCTCAAATGTCGCTTCCTTGCTGAAGCTGAcacaccccccccccccccccccccccccccccggcGAAACCGCCAGATATGGTGTCAATGCGGCCTCGGACCGAGCGCTCCCTTTCTGTCCGGCGAGGCGGACTACGAGATCGTCTTCGGGGTCGATCATCTCTCGGATGTGATCGTTGGGGGCTTCGCCTAGAAGGATCTCCTCGGCGAGGGGTGTTAGCTCTAGTGGAGACTCTATCCTTAATATAATTCTGAAGATAACCTGCCCTGATGAGTCTCTCTAGTTCGTCTTTCACCATGTTACACTCTTTTGTGTCGTGTCCCTGGTTCATATGGAATAGGCAGGTTTTGTTACTGTCTGCGTTTTTCGGGGTGGCCTTTCGTCGCACGGTTAAGAGTTCGGCGTGCAAGGCCTCTTCCAGCTCCCTCGCCCGTGGTGCATTGAGAGTCGTGTAACGATCGTACTTAGATATCCACCTTGTCTCCTTCCGAGGTGGTCGGTCCGGTTTGTAGTCGTTAGTGGATCGCTTAACTGGTTTCCTTGTCTCCTGGCTGGAGATATCCTGGTGTTGTTTCTTTCGGGAGTTACGGTGGTCTTCGATGCGGATGAATTTTGCAATAGTGGATTGCAATTCTTGCATGGAGGTCAGAGGATCAGCATACAACTGTTCCGCAAACTGTCCCGGTTTTAAGCAGGAAGATAAGTTGCTGATGATGAAAGCGGGAGTGATATCCTTGACACG
The Vigna angularis cultivar LongXiaoDou No.4 chromosome 5, ASM1680809v1, whole genome shotgun sequence genome window above contains:
- the LOC108339372 gene encoding uncharacterized protein LOC108339372, which gives rise to MAFYTDNDPVICRAFSLSLKGEALEWFHNLPRNSVDCFATIESLFRKQYAANRKPAVTAAELVHTKQEKDETLKAFMQQYIETARRVKDITPAFIISNLSSCLKPGQFAEQLYADPLTSMQELQSTIAKFIRIEDHRNSRKKQHQDISSQETRKPVKRSTNDYKPDRPPRKETRWISKYDRYTTLNAPRARELEEALHAELLTVRRKATPKNADSNKTCLFHMNQGHDTKECNMVKDELERLIRAGYLQNYIKDRVSTRANTPRRGDPSRRSPQRSHPRDDRPRRRSRSPPRRTERERSVRGRIDTISGASIARYDVGKVLVDQGSLVNILYWSTFQKMDLSEDLIAPFNEQIVGFSGERVDTRGYLDLRTRLGTSREAPELRIRFLLVEANTSYNALLGRPCLNAFGAIVSTPHLAMKFPTDRGDICTVRADQRLARQCYVAGLKVTPFVPTRRTTGAEAAAVDLDPRTNIDERLLPQGEVKILSLTDDASKTTTIGGDLTPSDERDLERILRNHADLFAWTTADMLGIHPGIMAHRLSIFREARPVAQKKRRFGEEKRKAIQAEVEKLMNAQFIRELTYTTWLSNVVMVKKSNGQWRMCVDFTDLNKACPKDSYPLPSIDRLVDGASGHVILSFLDAYSGYNQIPMYKPDQNKTAFITERANYCYEVMPFGLKNAGATYQRLMDKIFHHQIGRCMDVYVDDMVVRSHSMEQHLQDLKEVFGQLRRYSLRLNPSKCTFGVPAGKFLGFMLTRRGIEENPDKCRAVLDMTAPQTLRDVQRLVGRLTALSRFIPKLAEHIKPILKNLKKGTTRHWDDDCEAAFDTVKRILTSPPIMARPDTGSDLQLYIAASHHAVSAALIQEAPSLKLIYFVSRTLQGAEERYSRIEKIALALLTASRRLRPYFQSHQVVVQFGLRYEPRGSVKGQHLADFAAEALPSPDDSFTNWLLSVDGSSGKKGGGAGIVLEGPDGLVIEQAITFNFPASNNQAEYEALIAGLSLARELTVDRLECRMDSKLVVGHVNGTYQVKDNQLLRYFHKAQSLLRNFVEVNVIHVPREQNARADLLSKLAHSKERAQLSSIIKLTLDSPVVEAFVTDLSTPTTDWRQHIKNLMEKQDNGDSISVVDSKRIARFVCIGDDLYRRGYGTPLLKCISEEEANYVLRELHTGICGLHSGKRTMRARVLRAGYYWPTLDHDCEEFVKNCISCQAHGHDIRAPPEDLHHIVSPWPFAQWGLDIVGPLPIAKAQNKFLLVAVDYFTKWIEAEPLSVISAQRVQKFIWRLICRFGLPKKIITDNGRQFVARKLEDFLSQLGIQHVTSSVEHPQTNGQAEAANKAILTELKKRLGEAKGDTPFNLTYGTEAMLPVEVGEPSLRRNITDMSLNEEQLRINLDILPERREVAAIRAAAQKRMLSRRYNTKVKPRTFKNGDLVWRKRGEARKNRAHGKLSANWEGPFRIIEDMSNGAYRLQLLDGQPVPNTWNATHLKYYFS